The following are from one region of the Ignavibacteriota bacterium genome:
- a CDS encoding AMP nucleosidase: protein MKTKLDIAKSWLHRYTGTKIDEFGDYMLLTNFADYVEKFAKKFNTEIKGTGRPMQTATNSDGLSIINFGIGSANAATIMDLLSARAPKGVLFLGKCGGLKRSTELGHFILPTAAIRGEGTSNDYKPPEVPALPSFKLHKFVSDKIVQRGFEYRTGVVYTTNRRLWEWDDEFKNYLRKLSTIAIDMETATLFIVGLVNEIPRGALLLVSDIPMLPEGVKTEESDKEVTLKYSDVHLEIGIEAMTEIGEKGEHIKHFTF from the coding sequence ATGAAAACAAAACTTGACATCGCAAAAAGCTGGCTTCACAGATACACCGGAACGAAGATAGATGAGTTTGGCGATTATATGCTGCTCACAAACTTTGCAGACTATGTTGAAAAATTTGCAAAAAAATTTAATACAGAAATCAAAGGCACCGGGAGACCTATGCAGACAGCTACAAACTCAGATGGTCTTTCAATAATTAATTTTGGTATTGGGTCAGCAAATGCTGCAACAATAATGGATCTGCTTTCTGCCCGCGCACCTAAAGGTGTTTTGTTTCTTGGTAAATGCGGCGGACTTAAAAGATCAACTGAGCTTGGACATTTTATTCTTCCAACTGCAGCAATCAGAGGCGAAGGAACAAGCAACGATTACAAACCACCAGAGGTTCCTGCACTTCCATCTTTTAAGCTGCATAAATTTGTTTCTGATAAAATTGTTCAAAGAGGTTTTGAATACAGAACCGGTGTTGTTTATACAACCAACCGGCGGCTTTGGGAATGGGATGATGAGTTTAAAAATTATTTGCGCAAACTTTCCACAATTGCAATTGATATGGAAACTGCAACTCTCTTTATTGTCGGATTGGTAAATGAAATTCCACGCGGTGCTTTGCTTTTAGTATCTGATATTCCAATGCTTCCCGAAGGTGTGAAAACTGAAGAATCAGATAAAGAGGTAACTCTAAAATATTCTGACGTTCATCTTGAAATTGGTATCGAAGCAATGACAGAAATCGGCGAAAAGGGTGAACACATTAAACATTTTACATTTTAA
- a CDS encoding phosphatase PAP2 family protein, which yields MNLENQSYLENLRAFDEKPEKQTSFKALFIFALSLIIFVLTALGFLDTLSTYVSHYLLRQLGYTNKWSLWYGPEWFIGINRDVAALAGLPVLLTFMTIILIYYNLRKQSKRLWRLVFIIVGGGLILLIAKYFFAPDVQSEQFDFFNATEYKLPSGHAMMGTIFYLTLAVTISRRQHSSKTKRLTIISGVVLIILIGISRILPGIHSLKDVVAGWSLGLVWLCLCWFVERYIKKASDLQKRSQQVL from the coding sequence ATGAATCTTGAAAATCAATCATATCTCGAAAATTTGCGCGCATTCGACGAAAAACCTGAGAAACAAACCAGTTTTAAAGCCTTATTCATATTTGCACTCAGCCTAATAATTTTTGTTTTAACTGCATTAGGTTTTTTAGATACGCTTTCAACTTACGTATCACATTATCTTTTGAGACAGCTTGGATATACAAATAAATGGAGCCTCTGGTATGGTCCCGAATGGTTCATCGGTATAAATCGTGATGTAGCTGCACTCGCAGGATTACCAGTCTTATTAACATTCATGACAATTATTCTTATCTACTACAACCTGCGCAAACAATCAAAAAGATTATGGAGGTTAGTTTTTATTATAGTTGGAGGCGGCTTGATTTTGCTCATTGCGAAATATTTTTTTGCCCCGGATGTTCAGTCAGAGCAATTCGATTTTTTCAATGCAACTGAATATAAATTGCCAAGCGGGCATGCAATGATGGGAACAATCTTCTATCTGACACTCGCTGTTACGATTTCCAGAAGACAACATTCAAGTAAAACAAAAAGATTGACTATTATATCAGGGGTTGTTCTAATAATTTTAATTGGAATCAGCAGAATACTACCAGGAATTCATTCACTAAAAGATGTAGTTGCCGGATGGTCTTTGGGATTAGTATGGTTATGTTTATGCTGGTTTGTTGAACGATACATTAAAAAAGCGAGCGATCTGCAGAAAAGATCTCAGCAGGTACTGTAA